In Magnetococcales bacterium, a single genomic region encodes these proteins:
- a CDS encoding SDR family oxidoreductase — translation MQSQSKSGGEKPLKTWTRKRVVVTGGAGFLGSHLCERLLAEGNDVLCVDNLFSGNRDNIIHLLGHPGFEFIRHDITFPLYLEVDEIYNLACPASPIHYQHDPVQTTKTNVHGAINMLGLAKRVRARILQASTSEVYGDPEQHPQKEDYWGHVNPIGLRACYDEGKRCAETLFFDYYRQHGLSIKVVRIFNTYGPRMHPNDGRVVSNFIVQALNNEPITLYGDGSQTRSFCFVDDLIDGMVAFMKTPDRIPGPVNLGNDHEFTILELAQKVIALTGSSSPLVMKPLPSDDPRQRRPDLTRAREYLEWEPRISLDDGLIATIDYFKSLFRKA, via the coding sequence ATGCAGTCACAATCGAAAAGCGGAGGCGAAAAACCTTTGAAAACCTGGACACGAAAACGGGTGGTGGTCACGGGCGGGGCCGGCTTTCTGGGATCGCATCTGTGCGAACGTCTCCTGGCCGAAGGAAACGATGTCCTCTGCGTGGACAATCTGTTTTCCGGCAATCGGGACAACATCATCCATCTTCTGGGACATCCCGGTTTCGAGTTTATCCGCCACGACATCACCTTTCCCCTGTATCTTGAGGTGGACGAAATCTACAACCTGGCCTGCCCCGCCTCTCCCATCCATTACCAGCACGATCCGGTCCAGACCACCAAAACCAATGTCCATGGGGCCATCAACATGCTGGGATTGGCCAAACGGGTCCGGGCGCGCATCCTTCAGGCATCCACCAGCGAGGTCTATGGCGACCCCGAACAACATCCCCAAAAGGAAGACTATTGGGGACACGTCAATCCCATCGGCCTGCGGGCGTGCTACGACGAAGGAAAAAGGTGCGCCGAAACCCTGTTCTTCGATTATTACCGCCAGCACGGACTGTCCATCAAGGTGGTCCGCATCTTCAATACCTACGGCCCCCGCATGCATCCCAACGATGGACGGGTCGTGTCCAACTTTATCGTCCAGGCACTGAACAATGAACCCATCACCCTCTATGGCGATGGCTCGCAAACACGCTCGTTCTGTTTCGTCGATGATCTGATCGACGGCATGGTGGCCTTCATGAAAACCCCTGATCGGATTCCAGGTCCCGTGAATCTGGGCAACGACCATGAATTCACCATTCTCGAACTGGCCCAAAAGGTGATCGCCTTGACCGGTTCCTCCTCGCCGTTGGTCATGAAACCTCTTCCCTCCGACGACCCCAGGCAACGGCGTCCCGATCTGACCCGCGCCCGGGAATATCTGGAATGGGAGCCCCGTATTTCATTGGATGATGGCTTGATCGCCACCATCGATTATTTTAAAAGTTTGTTCCGGAAAGCATAA
- the trpE gene encoding anthranilate synthase component I, producing the protein MIQPSFDSFLRLSAQGNVVPIYREILADLDTPVSAFIKVAGDASYSFLFESVLGGEKWGRYSFLGLDPAAIFLAFPNRVEIRWRNRPKEVFTSGQPVRILESLMRRFTPVEVPGLPRFHGGAVGYFGYDMIRSFERVPDNNPDTLGTPDAIFMLSDMVILFDNLAGRIKVVVNLFIDPRDDIVTLYADAVTRINQMVTNLRNAPSRPKPTARGPRIHEDAFRHEMSKSTFEAAVEKAKEYIRAGDIFQVVLSQRLSIPFAHSPLSLYRALRATNPSPYMFLLNFGDFSLVGSSPEILVRQEGTTVTVRPIAGTRRRGENEDRDLVLEQELLADPKELAEHIMLVDLGRNDLGRVAVHGSVRVTERLVIERYSQVMHIVSNVEATLKPGLTPFDVVAATFPAGTVSGAPKIRAMEIIDELEVSRRGPYAGTVGYVSFSGNMDLAITIRTAIIKNGTLHVQAGAGIVADSIPEREYEETREKARAIFRAVDMVQQGLE; encoded by the coding sequence ATGATCCAACCATCCTTCGACTCCTTCCTGCGTCTGAGCGCCCAAGGCAACGTGGTTCCCATCTATCGGGAAATCCTGGCCGATCTCGACACCCCGGTATCCGCCTTCATCAAGGTGGCGGGCGATGCCAGCTATTCCTTTCTTTTCGAGTCGGTGCTCGGGGGAGAGAAATGGGGACGGTACAGTTTTCTGGGACTCGATCCGGCGGCGATCTTCCTGGCCTTTCCCAACCGGGTGGAAATTCGCTGGCGCAACCGGCCCAAGGAGGTATTCACCTCGGGTCAGCCGGTGCGCATTCTCGAATCGCTGATGCGCCGGTTCACCCCTGTCGAGGTTCCCGGTCTGCCCCGTTTCCATGGCGGGGCCGTCGGGTATTTTGGATACGACATGATCCGTTCCTTCGAACGGGTCCCCGACAACAACCCCGATACCCTGGGGACTCCGGACGCCATTTTCATGTTGTCGGACATGGTCATTCTTTTCGACAATCTGGCGGGAAGGATCAAGGTGGTCGTCAATCTGTTCATCGACCCCCGCGACGATATCGTCACGCTTTACGCCGATGCCGTGACCCGCATCAACCAAATGGTCACCAACCTGCGCAATGCCCCATCGCGACCGAAGCCCACTGCCCGAGGCCCGCGGATTCACGAAGATGCGTTTCGTCATGAAATGTCCAAATCCACCTTCGAGGCGGCGGTCGAAAAGGCCAAGGAATACATTCGCGCCGGCGACATTTTTCAGGTCGTCCTGTCGCAAAGGCTTTCCATCCCCTTTGCCCATTCTCCCTTGTCGCTCTACCGGGCGTTACGGGCGACCAATCCATCGCCCTACATGTTTCTCCTGAATTTTGGCGACTTTTCCCTGGTCGGCTCCAGTCCCGAGATTCTTGTCCGGCAGGAGGGAACGACCGTCACCGTGCGTCCCATCGCCGGAACCCGGCGCCGTGGTGAAAACGAAGACCGTGATCTGGTCCTGGAACAGGAACTCCTCGCTGATCCCAAGGAACTGGCGGAACATATCATGCTTGTCGATCTGGGACGCAACGATCTGGGACGGGTCGCGGTCCATGGATCGGTCCGGGTCACGGAACGTCTGGTCATCGAACGATATTCCCAGGTCATGCACATCGTGTCCAATGTCGAAGCGACCCTGAAACCGGGATTGACCCCATTCGATGTCGTCGCGGCCACTTTTCCGGCGGGCACGGTCAGTGGCGCCCCGAAAATCAGGGCCATGGAGATTATCGACGAACTGGAAGTGTCACGCCGGGGGCCCTACGCGGGAACGGTCGGATACGTGTCCTTCTCCGGCAACATGGATCTGGCCATCACCATTCGCACCGCCATCATCAAGAACGGGACCCTTCATGTCCAGGCAGGGGCGGGCATCGTCGCCGACTCCATACCGGAACGGGAATACGAGGAAACACGCGAAAAGGCCCGAGCCATTTTTCGCGCCGTCGATATGGTTCAACAGGGACTGGAGTGA
- a CDS encoding enoyl-CoA hydratase/isomerase family protein produces MDYQDILYHESEGVATIAINRPGSLNAFRARTCEEMIHAFDRAGWNRDIGVIVLTGVGDKAFCTGGDQSAHSGSYDGRGIIGLPLEALQGIIRAVPKPVIAKVRGFAIGGGNVLALLCDLTIASEGAVFGQVGPRVGSVDPGFGTAFMARVLGEKKAREMWFLCRRYSATEAMEMGMVNRVVAEDRLDEEVARWCAEILALSPTALALAKSSFNADTQHLAGLSQLGLHAVSLFYQTAESREGVAAFKEKRQPRFRNSGGKREGDPS; encoded by the coding sequence ATGGATTATCAGGATATTCTTTATCACGAGTCGGAAGGGGTCGCCACAATCGCCATCAACCGGCCTGGAAGCCTCAACGCCTTTCGCGCCCGGACGTGCGAGGAAATGATCCATGCCTTCGATCGCGCGGGCTGGAATCGGGATATTGGCGTCATTGTGCTGACCGGGGTTGGAGACAAGGCTTTTTGTACCGGTGGCGATCAATCGGCCCACAGCGGGTCCTACGATGGCCGGGGGATTATCGGCTTGCCTTTGGAAGCGTTGCAGGGGATCATTCGCGCCGTACCCAAGCCGGTCATTGCCAAGGTGCGTGGTTTTGCCATCGGAGGCGGTAATGTGCTTGCTTTGCTGTGTGATCTGACCATCGCCTCCGAGGGGGCGGTCTTCGGACAGGTCGGACCCCGGGTCGGGTCGGTGGATCCTGGTTTCGGCACGGCGTTCATGGCGCGTGTTCTCGGGGAGAAAAAAGCCCGGGAAATGTGGTTTCTCTGTCGCCGCTACAGCGCCACCGAGGCAATGGAAATGGGCATGGTCAATCGTGTCGTTGCCGAGGACCGCCTGGACGAGGAAGTGGCGCGATGGTGTGCGGAGATCCTCGCCCTTTCGCCAACCGCCCTGGCCTTGGCCAAGAGTTCCTTCAATGCCGACACGCAACACCTGGCCGGTTTGTCCCAACTGGGACTGCATGCCGTTTCGCTTTTCTATCAAACCGCCGAGTCTCGCGAGGGGGTCGCCGCGTTCAAGGAAAAACGTCAACCTCGCTTCAGAAACAGCGGTGGCAAACGTGAAGGCGATCCGTCATGA
- a CDS encoding aminodeoxychorismate/anthranilate synthase component II: MLLMIDNYDSFTYNLVQYFGELGSEVLVKRNDEITVEDVIRLAPSHIVISPGPGNPDQAGITLELIRRLSGMIPILGVCLGHQAMGQVFGGRVVRAPTLMHGKTSRIYHEATDLFLNLPSPFNATRYHSLIVEKTTFPECLDITAWTDDGLIMGLRHKTMPVHGVQFHPESILTEHGHALLKNFLDTSQGFEGRPRS; encoded by the coding sequence ATGCTCCTGATGATCGACAATTACGATTCCTTCACCTACAACCTGGTTCAATATTTCGGCGAACTCGGATCGGAAGTCCTGGTCAAGCGCAATGACGAAATCACGGTCGAGGACGTGATCCGTCTTGCCCCCAGTCACATCGTCATCTCCCCCGGACCTGGCAATCCCGATCAGGCGGGGATCACCCTGGAACTCATTCGCCGGTTGTCGGGCATGATTCCGATTCTCGGTGTCTGTCTGGGTCATCAGGCGATGGGACAGGTCTTTGGCGGTCGGGTAGTGCGTGCGCCGACACTCATGCACGGGAAGACCTCGCGCATCTACCATGAAGCCACCGATCTGTTCCTGAATCTCCCCTCGCCGTTCAACGCCACCCGTTATCATTCACTCATCGTCGAGAAAACGACTTTTCCCGAATGTCTGGACATCACCGCCTGGACCGACGATGGTTTGATCATGGGGTTGCGGCACAAAACCATGCCGGTCCATGGCGTTCAGTTTCATCCCGAATCGATCCTGACCGAGCACGGGCATGCCTTGTTGAAAAACTTTCTCGATACGTCCCAAGGATTTGAAGGACGGCCCAGATCATGA
- a CDS encoding BamA/TamA family outer membrane protein: protein MGHRPVAWGRVGRWLLLIALLSAKAAWAVDEPLSYEVAFRGVEGSLLSLLQSVSSSVRLQDRPPANPSSLRRRAMDDHEKMVQALQSRGWFDARVDVLLPDERPVRTILFVVDTGQLYHLAPPGLRIKPVHDRLGAITAESLGLREGAPAESAVVFSAREALLARVRQLGFPHASLGDHGHDLDRAARLLHVVLDLDAGPLVRLGPVRFSGDEGLDATFLARHLSWRPGAVYHPMRLERAQRTLMGTGLFSAVAVELGAAPPEGELWPVDVRLTQRKHRTVSTGAGYSTDKGINLKGAWEHRNAFQVGQRIKVKTELGTEAQSVFLSHETPSFISSQQKLTLSAQSERTLEDAFVSQSIQLGANLLRPVFPPGGEASVGVEWRIADVMEKSGGGVRSSFATTAIPMVFKLDRSDDLLDPRNGWRWASELKPVLSLSAAGEPHARFVQRGSWYHTLSSASPTVLALRGEAGTVMGASHGDLAADQRLYAGGSGTLRGVGYQLAGPLDGEHKPIGGRSLLALGTEVRWLATDQVGLVGFLDAARSYLGQTPDVGEGLLSGAGMGVRYLTPVGPLRFDLAFPLRRREEVDDPFQVYVSIGQAF from the coding sequence ATGGGCCATCGTCCCGTTGCATGGGGACGTGTTGGTCGGTGGCTGCTCCTGATCGCATTGCTTTCGGCGAAAGCGGCATGGGCCGTGGACGAACCGCTTTCCTATGAGGTGGCGTTTCGTGGCGTGGAAGGATCGCTGCTTTCGTTGCTGCAATCGGTCTCTTCTTCGGTCCGGTTGCAGGATCGCCCCCCTGCGAATCCATCATCGCTGCGGCGCCGGGCCATGGACGATCACGAAAAAATGGTGCAGGCCCTTCAATCCAGGGGATGGTTCGATGCCCGTGTGGACGTCCTTCTTCCCGACGAAAGGCCGGTCCGGACCATCCTCTTCGTTGTCGATACGGGACAACTCTATCATTTGGCCCCCCCCGGATTGCGGATCAAGCCGGTGCATGACCGATTGGGGGCAATCACCGCGGAAAGCCTGGGATTGCGCGAAGGGGCACCCGCCGAATCCGCCGTTGTCTTTTCGGCGCGGGAGGCGTTGCTGGCTCGTGTCCGTCAGTTGGGGTTTCCCCACGCCTCGCTCGGAGATCATGGACACGATCTGGATCGCGCCGCCCGTCTGTTGCATGTCGTCCTCGACCTCGACGCAGGCCCCCTGGTCCGCCTGGGACCGGTCCGGTTCTCGGGAGATGAAGGTCTGGATGCAACATTTCTGGCGCGGCATTTGTCATGGCGCCCGGGTGCGGTCTACCATCCCATGCGACTGGAACGGGCGCAGCGCACCCTCATGGGTACGGGACTGTTCTCCGCGGTGGCGGTGGAACTGGGGGCGGCCCCGCCCGAGGGCGAACTGTGGCCGGTCGATGTACGTCTGACACAGCGAAAACACAGGACCGTCTCCACCGGCGCCGGCTACAGCACCGACAAGGGAATCAACCTGAAAGGGGCCTGGGAACACCGCAATGCCTTTCAGGTCGGACAGCGCATCAAGGTAAAAACCGAGTTGGGAACCGAAGCGCAATCGGTGTTCCTGTCCCACGAAACCCCATCATTCATCAGTTCACAGCAAAAATTGACCCTTTCCGCTCAATCGGAACGCACACTCGAAGATGCCTTCGTCAGCCAGTCCATCCAGCTCGGCGCCAATCTGTTGCGCCCGGTGTTTCCTCCGGGGGGAGAGGCCAGCGTCGGCGTGGAATGGCGCATTGCCGATGTCATGGAAAAAAGTGGCGGTGGCGTCCGTTCTTCCTTTGCCACCACCGCCATTCCCATGGTGTTCAAACTTGATCGCAGCGATGATCTTCTGGATCCACGCAACGGATGGCGTTGGGCCTCGGAACTCAAACCGGTGCTGTCTCTTTCCGCCGCTGGCGAACCACATGCCCGGTTTGTCCAACGGGGCAGTTGGTATCACACCCTTTCCTCGGCGTCGCCAACCGTATTGGCTTTGCGGGGCGAAGCAGGCACGGTGATGGGGGCAAGCCATGGGGACCTTGCGGCGGATCAACGTCTTTATGCCGGGGGAAGCGGCACGTTGCGGGGGGTTGGTTATCAGTTGGCGGGACCGTTGGATGGAGAACACAAGCCGATCGGTGGCCGGTCCCTTCTGGCCCTGGGAACGGAGGTTCGCTGGTTGGCGACAGATCAGGTGGGGCTGGTCGGATTCCTGGATGCGGCGCGGAGTTACCTGGGACAGACCCCCGATGTGGGGGAAGGACTGTTGTCGGGCGCGGGAATGGGCGTCCGCTATTTGACTCCGGTTGGACCTCTGCGGTTTGATCTGGCCTTTCCCCTGCGACGCAGGGAAGAGGTGGACGATCCTTTTCAGGTCTACGTCAGCATTGGGCAGGCCTTTTAG
- a CDS encoding chemotaxis protein CheX: protein MKKFQMELAGLIVESVQEIFSAYLFIEATPGPVKTSVPGEIYIPPKTEVLAMVSYHGAFDGGMHLASPEYVACKLSGAFAGVELETMNAEGCDAFGELANLIAGGVQTRLMEHHGFAEITLTPPTVSTQGQINGIYREDLSSVQQYFKFAGGLMFAECFFIPRLAEMHPNP from the coding sequence ATGAAAAAGTTTCAGATGGAATTGGCTGGACTTATCGTCGAATCGGTTCAGGAGATTTTTTCCGCCTATCTGTTCATCGAAGCAACCCCCGGCCCTGTGAAAACCAGCGTCCCTGGCGAAATCTACATCCCGCCAAAGACCGAAGTCCTGGCCATGGTCAGCTATCATGGCGCCTTCGATGGCGGGATGCATCTGGCCTCTCCCGAATATGTGGCGTGCAAACTTTCCGGCGCCTTCGCCGGAGTGGAACTGGAAACCATGAACGCCGAAGGGTGTGACGCCTTCGGGGAACTGGCCAATCTGATCGCGGGCGGGGTACAGACCCGTCTGATGGAACATCACGGCTTCGCGGAAATCACCCTGACCCCGCCAACCGTCTCGACCCAGGGACAAATCAACGGCATCTACCGGGAAGACCTGTCGAGCGTCCAGCAATACTTCAAGTTTGCCGGCGGATTGATGTTCGCCGAATGTTTTTTCATTCCACGCCTTGCCGAAATGCACCCCAATCCGTGA
- a CDS encoding type II toxin-antitoxin system HicB family antitoxin, which yields MNNKDRFDGYSLETWEDADGDWIARLVEMPTISAFGDSPENAIAELDAAWKLAKESFIANGEQIPVAPNRKKYSGQFCSASDGIRQLPSF from the coding sequence ATGAACAACAAAGACAGGTTTGACGGCTATAGCTTGGAAACCTGGGAAGATGCCGATGGTGATTGGATCGCCCGTCTTGTCGAGATGCCGACCATCTCCGCGTTTGGCGACTCTCCAGAAAATGCTATTGCCGAACTGGATGCAGCGTGGAAACTTGCCAAGGAGAGCTTTATAGCCAACGGTGAGCAAATACCGGTTGCACCCAACCGTAAGAAATACAGCGGCCAATTCTGTTCCGCCTCGGATGGAATTCGACAATTGCCTTCTTTTTGA
- the trpC gene encoding indole-3-glycerol phosphate synthase TrpC → MNTRGSVLDRIMATKRDEVARSRAAISEEELLRRISDLEAVRGFSSTLQNAMNRQHGAIIAEIKRASPSKGTIFPENLAPFDPASIGKGYQDHGAACLSCLTDRDYFRGSDEFLPLLRQQVPLPVLRKDFLYDPYQVVQSRALGADAILLIMAVLSPAQALELEAAALEVGLDVLVEIHDETELEAAHDLASPLIGINNRNLKSFETSLDRCLELAHRIEPGRIVVAESGIATGQDLARLLANGIRAFLIGTAFMHHPDPGAALGRLVADVCTH, encoded by the coding sequence ATGAACACCCGTGGCAGCGTTCTCGACCGCATCATGGCCACCAAACGCGACGAAGTGGCCCGCAGCCGGGCTGCGATCTCCGAAGAGGAACTGCTGCGACGCATTTCCGATCTGGAAGCGGTGCGGGGATTTTCCTCGACCCTCCAAAACGCGATGAATCGGCAGCATGGGGCCATCATCGCGGAAATCAAGCGGGCATCGCCATCGAAAGGGACAATCTTTCCCGAGAATTTGGCCCCCTTCGATCCGGCATCCATTGGAAAAGGATACCAGGATCATGGCGCCGCCTGTCTTTCCTGCCTGACCGACAGGGATTATTTTCGTGGATCGGATGAATTTCTTCCTCTATTGCGTCAACAGGTGCCTCTTCCGGTGTTACGCAAGGATTTTCTGTACGATCCCTATCAGGTCGTGCAATCGCGCGCCCTGGGCGCCGATGCCATTTTGCTGATCATGGCCGTCTTGTCACCTGCCCAGGCATTGGAACTGGAAGCGGCAGCCCTGGAGGTCGGTCTGGATGTCCTGGTTGAAATTCATGATGAAACGGAACTGGAAGCGGCCCATGATCTTGCATCGCCGCTCATTGGCATCAACAACCGCAACCTGAAATCGTTTGAAACCTCTTTGGATCGATGCCTGGAGCTGGCGCACAGAATCGAACCCGGTCGCATCGTGGTTGCCGAAAGTGGCATCGCGACCGGTCAGGACCTGGCGCGATTGCTGGCCAACGGCATTCGCGCCTTTCTTATCGGCACGGCCTTCATGCACCATCCCGACCCTGGGGCGGCCCTGGGGCGGCTGGTAGCGGATGTTTGTACTCACTGA
- the trpD gene encoding anthranilate phosphoribosyltransferase, which translates to MNMHLAISRLIERHNLSQEEARQVMERIMAGEATSAQIAAFAVALRMKGETVDELAGAAQAMREKATRVTTAATPLIDTCGTGGDGRGTFNISTTAAFVVAACGVTVAKHGNSSISSKCGSADLLRALGVGIEVSPATVARCLEGAGIGFLFAPRHHGAMKHAAQPRKELGVRTLFNLLGPLTNPASATCQLMGVFDGRWTEPLAHVLGRLGVRRALVVHGLDGLDELTTTAGNIVSELRRDGTVETRTVEPEEWGLARASLEALSGGDVAENVTITREILSGTRGPRRDIVVLNAGAALYVADAAVDIVSGMERAAQAIDSGEASRKLNLLISLTGTKHGQ; encoded by the coding sequence ATGAACATGCACCTGGCGATTTCGCGTCTGATCGAACGACACAATCTGTCTCAGGAAGAGGCGCGGCAGGTCATGGAACGGATCATGGCGGGCGAGGCGACCTCGGCCCAGATCGCCGCTTTTGCCGTCGCGCTGCGGATGAAGGGAGAAACGGTCGATGAACTTGCGGGCGCGGCCCAGGCGATGCGTGAAAAGGCAACCCGGGTGACGACCGCGGCAACCCCGTTGATCGATACCTGCGGCACCGGCGGCGATGGCCGGGGAACCTTCAACATTTCCACGACCGCCGCTTTTGTCGTGGCTGCCTGTGGTGTCACGGTCGCCAAACATGGCAACAGTTCCATTTCCTCCAAATGCGGGTCGGCGGATCTGCTTCGCGCCCTGGGGGTTGGCATCGAGGTGTCTCCCGCCACGGTAGCGCGTTGCCTGGAGGGTGCGGGGATTGGTTTTCTGTTCGCCCCGCGCCATCATGGGGCCATGAAGCATGCGGCGCAACCGCGGAAGGAGTTGGGAGTTCGCACCCTGTTCAATCTTCTGGGGCCCCTGACCAATCCCGCTTCCGCCACCTGCCAACTGATGGGTGTGTTCGATGGACGATGGACGGAACCGCTCGCTCATGTTCTGGGCCGTTTGGGCGTGCGGCGCGCCCTGGTGGTTCACGGGCTGGACGGTCTGGATGAACTGACCACGACTGCCGGCAACATTGTCTCGGAACTCAGGAGGGATGGCACGGTGGAAACCCGGACGGTCGAACCCGAGGAGTGGGGCCTCGCCCGGGCTTCCCTCGAAGCGTTGTCGGGAGGCGATGTCGCCGAAAACGTGACCATTACCCGGGAGATCCTTTCCGGAACCCGCGGTCCCAGACGGGACATCGTGGTACTCAACGCAGGCGCAGCCCTGTATGTCGCCGATGCCGCCGTGGACATCGTCTCCGGCATGGAACGGGCAGCCCAGGCCATCGACAGTGGCGAGGCATCGCGAAAATTGAATCTTCTCATTTCGCTGACCGGGACAAAACACGGACAATAA